The Dehalogenimonas lykanthroporepellens BL-DC-9 genome includes a window with the following:
- a CDS encoding FMN-binding domain protein (PFAM: FMN-binding domain protein~KEGG: deg:DehalGT_1390 FMN-binding domain protein) codes for MSRIGFWALHGKKVLITAVILSIIGAWVYGQLNISTDAEQYFTELVPDIVQTELVASNPAENQYLYSVSADNSEVAYISTGQGQGYGGPVLVEVAWSEGGTILDILVPEHNETEAWYSKLAENEYFAQYEGRTFSDPFSLGEDIDAASGATRSSTGVAQGVYNSRMLLAEHLGQPYVGPEQTIKFGTPEILLLVGLALVLLFRLVPKLRLLRWTRAFALAYGFIVIGIALTGMLSLINFIVFPIGFAPSIFNNLYLYIIVFGIIGLALIFAKNFWCFWLCPFCAVQEGAHFIGGSRNRPVTRRQLMLRNTRYFVLWAVVLLALLFRQPQLAVFEPWNTLFSLEGSQLQWLLVFTMIGIAMFIHDFWCHYLCPVGATMDIVLKIRAWFAGLFGRLSSR; via the coding sequence TTGTCGCGTATCGGCTTTTGGGCTCTTCACGGGAAAAAAGTCCTTATCACAGCAGTTATTTTAAGTATTATCGGCGCCTGGGTATATGGTCAATTAAACATCAGTACGGATGCAGAGCAGTATTTTACGGAACTGGTTCCGGACATCGTTCAAACAGAACTTGTTGCCAGTAATCCAGCTGAGAACCAGTATTTATATTCCGTATCGGCTGACAACTCGGAGGTAGCTTATATCAGTACGGGTCAAGGGCAGGGTTACGGGGGCCCGGTATTGGTTGAAGTTGCCTGGAGTGAAGGCGGCACGATACTCGATATTTTAGTACCGGAACACAATGAAACCGAAGCCTGGTATTCCAAACTTGCTGAAAATGAATACTTTGCCCAGTATGAGGGGCGTACTTTTTCAGACCCTTTCTCGTTGGGGGAGGATATCGACGCCGCGTCCGGAGCAACCAGATCTTCAACCGGTGTTGCGCAGGGTGTTTATAATTCACGTATGCTCCTGGCCGAGCACCTGGGGCAACCCTATGTCGGCCCCGAACAAACCATTAAATTTGGAACACCGGAAATCCTGTTGTTAGTCGGATTGGCCCTGGTACTTCTATTCAGGCTCGTCCCCAAGCTACGCCTATTGCGATGGACTCGGGCTTTTGCACTGGCCTATGGCTTTATAGTTATCGGCATTGCACTCACAGGCATGCTTTCCCTAATCAATTTCATCGTCTTTCCCATCGGTTTCGCCCCTTCTATCTTTAACAACCTCTATCTGTATATCATCGTCTTCGGCATCATTGGGTTGGCGCTCATCTTCGCCAAGAACTTCTGGTGCTTCTGGCTATGCCCCTTCTGCGCTGTCCAGGAGGGGGCTCATTTCATCGGTGGCAGTCGCAACCGCCCGGTCACCCGACGCCAGCTCATGCTGAGAAATACCCGCTACTTCGTGCTGTGGGCGGTGGTACTGCTGGCGCTGTTGTTCCGCCAGCCGCAACTGGCGGTGTTCGAACCGTGGAACACGCTGTTCAGCCTGGAGGGTAGCCAGCTTCAATGGTTGCTCGTTTTTACCATGATAGGGATAGCCATGTTTATCCATGATTTCTGGTGCCATTATCTATGTCCGGTAGGCGCCACCATGGACATCGTTTTGAAAATAAGGGCCTGGTTTGCCGGCTTGTTCGGGCGGCTGAGTTCCCGTTAG
- a CDS encoding 4Fe-4S ferredoxin iron-sulfur binding domain protein (PFAM: 4Fe-4S ferredoxin iron-sulfur binding domain protein; FAD dependent oxidoreductase~KEGG: det:DET0123 pyridine nucleotide-disulphide oxidoreductase family protein), which translates to MTKQKTADIRVIPEEKVSRRTRFFGRREEFKWVESHCTACGRCSRVCPVDAINIDRTNELTKRMRSAPCSQACPAGLDGSRYARFIGEGKFAEAAAVIRERAPFPLVLGHVCKRPCEAECQRGKYEGTLQLRALKRFAAAKDDGEWRKRLKIAPDTGKKVAVVGSGPAGMSIAWFLRILGHQVTVFEALPDKGGKMLSSIPDYQLPKDVVAGEIEIIESLGVEVRTNTSVESTQSLLTDGYDAVALAIGVKGWGKSIKLPISGAGDTGVVSGAEMMKKIEAGWPLELGQRVIVLGGGAQAFRIALTAAREGATDVHIFGQEHTGGVDPDAWEVDSALAEGVIVHSSSMFYRVIREDGQVRGVSALKIRALGYDSEGQVCFDALPGDEEIYEADSVVSTFDEKDIESDPMGVSPGVFAAGDAVNEQRSVIESIAAARWVAAAVDRYLGGAGDLTMDLAASESAAALTPIKGVKTKFPSPVPVRYVKASDGSQAASEQTLPDTAAVADARRCLKCDLSYELKDYQLDTGVCVFCGRCIEACYWKAITPGAGYEKARQAAEVVEARDKRFSNVLTVLVAVGVLLIVAVTFSKLADILA; encoded by the coding sequence ATGACCAAGCAGAAAACCGCAGATATCAGAGTAATCCCCGAAGAAAAGGTCAGCCGTCGGACCAGGTTCTTTGGCCGTCGGGAAGAATTCAAGTGGGTGGAAAGCCATTGCACCGCCTGTGGCCGGTGCAGTCGGGTCTGTCCGGTGGATGCCATCAATATTGACCGGACAAACGAACTGACCAAACGCATGCGTTCCGCGCCTTGCTCACAAGCCTGCCCCGCCGGTCTTGACGGTTCACGCTACGCTCGTTTTATCGGTGAGGGCAAGTTCGCAGAAGCGGCGGCGGTGATTAGAGAAAGGGCGCCGTTTCCGCTGGTGCTGGGCCATGTCTGCAAACGGCCCTGTGAGGCTGAATGTCAGCGGGGCAAATATGAAGGCACCCTGCAGTTACGGGCGTTGAAACGCTTCGCCGCCGCCAAGGATGACGGGGAGTGGCGGAAACGGCTGAAGATAGCCCCGGATACCGGTAAAAAAGTAGCTGTGGTCGGTTCCGGGCCGGCCGGGATGTCGATAGCCTGGTTCCTGCGCATCCTGGGACATCAGGTAACGGTGTTCGAAGCCCTGCCCGACAAGGGCGGCAAAATGCTGTCATCCATTCCCGATTACCAGTTGCCCAAGGATGTGGTGGCCGGTGAGATTGAAATCATAGAAAGCCTGGGCGTGGAAGTCAGAACGAATACCAGCGTCGAGTCAACCCAGAGTTTGCTGACGGATGGTTACGACGCAGTAGCACTGGCCATCGGCGTCAAGGGCTGGGGCAAGTCCATCAAATTGCCGATATCCGGCGCCGGGGACACGGGGGTGGTGTCCGGTGCCGAGATGATGAAAAAGATAGAAGCCGGCTGGCCGCTGGAGCTGGGACAAAGAGTCATTGTCCTTGGCGGTGGCGCGCAGGCATTCCGAATCGCCCTGACGGCGGCCCGGGAGGGGGCCACCGATGTTCACATCTTCGGCCAGGAACACACCGGTGGCGTCGATCCCGATGCCTGGGAAGTGGATTCAGCTCTGGCCGAAGGGGTGATAGTCCATTCCTCGTCCATGTTCTACCGGGTAATTCGGGAGGACGGCCAGGTCAGGGGTGTCAGCGCCCTCAAGATTCGGGCGCTGGGATACGACAGCGAGGGCCAGGTCTGCTTCGACGCCCTGCCCGGCGACGAAGAGATTTACGAAGCTGACAGCGTGGTATCCACTTTCGACGAAAAAGATATTGAAAGCGATCCGATGGGCGTCAGCCCGGGCGTTTTTGCCGCCGGCGACGCGGTCAATGAACAGCGTTCGGTGATTGAATCCATCGCCGCCGCCCGCTGGGTGGCCGCCGCGGTGGATCGTTATCTGGGGGGCGCGGGTGACCTGACCATGGATCTGGCCGCTTCGGAATCAGCGGCGGCGCTGACCCCGATTAAGGGTGTGAAGACCAAGTTTCCCTCGCCGGTGCCGGTCCGGTACGTCAAAGCCAGCGACGGTTCTCAAGCGGCTTCGGAACAGACTCTGCCGGATACGGCGGCGGTGGCTGACGCCAGGCGATGCCTCAAATGTGATTTGAGCTATGAACTGAAAGACTATCAACTGGATACCGGCGTGTGCGTTTTCTGCGGCCGTTGTATCGAAGCCTGCTACTGGAAGGCCATAACCCCGGGCGCCGGATATGAAAAAGCCCGACAGGCCGCTGAAGTAGTGGAAGCCCGGGACAAGCGCTTTTCCAACGTACTGACGGTGCTGGTGGCCGTCGGAGTGCTACTTATCGTTGCCGTTACTTTTTCCAAGCTTGCTGATATACTTGCCTGA
- a CDS encoding ApbE family lipoprotein (PFAM: ApbE family lipoprotein~KEGG: dev:DhcVS_1478 thiamine biosynthesis lipoprotein) → MKNNINRRDFVRITAVSAGVLALGGMGIRELVESGNAREFTETRSLLGTFITIKLIDTEPSRATGAIEDGFAEIERLSRLLSRHDPASELSILNRTGHIANASPELTGVIQKAQTYSELTSGAFDVSVLPLLELFSRSFAEGGEPPTERDIRAAREMVNYHAIEVVDRDIRLAAPGMGLTLDGIAKGYVVDQAAILLRARGLTQVMVEAGGDMSLRGMREDGQAWKIGLTHPRALAGYYEVLQTSNDSLATSGDYENAFTADYSWHHIIDPRIGHSPRELASATVVAPDTAYADALATAAMVMGVTESLALFEKLPGVQALLIDKGMKRHTTADYAVASA, encoded by the coding sequence ATGAAAAACAACATCAATCGCAGAGATTTCGTTAGAATCACCGCTGTCAGCGCCGGAGTGCTGGCGCTGGGCGGCATGGGCATCAGGGAACTGGTGGAATCCGGGAACGCCCGGGAGTTTACCGAGACCCGTTCTCTGCTGGGGACGTTCATCACTATCAAGCTGATAGATACCGAGCCGTCCCGAGCCACCGGCGCCATCGAAGACGGCTTTGCCGAAATCGAAAGACTGTCACGGCTGTTGTCCCGGCACGACCCGGCCAGTGAACTATCCATCCTGAACCGGACCGGACATATCGCCAATGCCTCCCCAGAACTGACCGGCGTCATTCAGAAGGCCCAAACCTATTCCGAGCTGACTTCAGGCGCCTTCGACGTCAGTGTTCTGCCCCTGCTGGAACTTTTTAGCCGTAGTTTTGCCGAGGGCGGCGAGCCGCCGACCGAACGTGACATCCGGGCGGCCCGGGAAATGGTGAATTACCATGCCATCGAAGTGGTTGACCGGGATATCCGTCTGGCGGCGCCGGGCATGGGTTTGACCCTGGATGGCATTGCCAAGGGTTATGTGGTCGACCAGGCGGCTATCCTGCTCCGGGCGAGAGGCCTGACCCAGGTGATGGTCGAAGCCGGCGGTGATATGTCTCTGAGAGGGATGAGAGAGGATGGTCAGGCCTGGAAAATCGGTCTGACTCATCCGCGGGCGCTGGCCGGTTATTATGAAGTACTGCAGACATCCAATGACAGTCTGGCGACGTCGGGGGATTACGAAAATGCCTTCACCGCCGACTACTCCTGGCACCATATCATCGATCCGCGAATAGGCCATTCACCGCGTGAACTGGCCTCAGCCACGGTTGTCGCTCCGGATACCGCCTATGCCGATGCTCTGGCTACCGCGGCCATGGTCATGGGGGTTACCGAGTCCCTGGCGCTGTTCGAAAAACTGCCGGGGGTGCAGGCGCTACTCATCGACAAGGGCATGAAGCGGCACACTACTGCCGATTACGCAGTCGCTTCCGCCTGA
- a CDS encoding (p)ppGpp synthetase I, SpoT/RelA (SMART: metal-dependent phosphohydrolase HD region~TIGRFAM: RelA/SpoT family protein~KEGG: det:DET0005 GTP pyrophosphokinase~PFAM: RelA/SpoT domain protein; metal-dependent phosphohydrolase HD sub domain; TGS domain protein; amino acid-binding ACT domain protein) produces the protein MEISVLLEVCSRYLPPEKLNIIQAAYDFAAEAHQGQTRRSGEPYIEHPLAVAMELADLQLDTTAIAAALLHDVPEDSDIPLAGIEEKFGPDVARLVDGVTKLAKLSLAAPGETRFSGNTTYERQAENLRKMLVAMAEDLRVVFIKLSDRLHNMRTLDAMPSEKQKDIARETMEIYAPLAHRLGIWEIKWQLEDLSFRFLEPVRYKQLARLIAGKRAQREEFITKVINILKSEFENAGLKPEVNGRAKHIFSLHQKAEKYSAQGRHFDEIYDLLAIRVLVNTVNECYTALGAVHNLWHPIPGSFDDYIANPKPNGYQSLHTAVLSLNGTPLEIQIRTYDMHRLAEYGVAAHWRYKENERSTSHNEDRISWLRQLVDWHRDLAGAEEFLESVKTDIFNDQVFVFTPGGEIKDLPKGATPLDFAYRVHTELGHRCVGAKVNGKLVSLDYQLKNAEVVEIVTTRKNKGPSRDWLNPNLGYVKTSHAITKIRQWFKKQERTENIEKGREILEKEFRHMGLKFPEIKNLTANYNYDSVDDFLAAIGYGGLSAHSVALTQVPVVEAPKAASVEPTVALSQSPGKVVNTGISVMGIGDILTKIAGCCQPLPGDDIIGYVTRAQGVTIHRADCHNVTKEDEPERLVQVAWGQNDRLYPARLQVTAWDRVGLVRDVSTLIADEKVNITSMSVSESPEKVTTIVLFIETRSLSQLARLISKTESIKGVTSVIRLGDDIKTHAGG, from the coding sequence ATGGAAATTTCCGTTCTCTTAGAGGTCTGCTCCCGTTACCTGCCGCCGGAAAAGCTGAATATCATTCAGGCGGCCTATGACTTTGCGGCCGAAGCCCACCAGGGACAGACCCGACGCTCTGGCGAGCCTTACATTGAGCACCCTTTGGCGGTAGCCATGGAACTGGCCGACCTTCAGCTGGATACCACCGCCATCGCCGCGGCATTGCTTCACGATGTTCCGGAAGACTCCGACATCCCCCTGGCCGGCATCGAGGAAAAATTCGGACCCGACGTCGCCCGGCTGGTCGACGGAGTCACCAAACTGGCCAAACTGTCCCTGGCCGCCCCCGGTGAGACCCGGTTTTCCGGCAACACCACCTACGAACGGCAGGCGGAAAACCTGCGCAAGATGCTGGTGGCCATGGCCGAAGACCTCCGCGTCGTCTTCATCAAACTCTCGGACCGCCTGCATAACATGCGTACCCTGGACGCCATGCCGTCCGAAAAACAGAAGGACATCGCGCGGGAAACCATGGAAATCTACGCCCCGCTGGCCCACCGGCTGGGCATCTGGGAAATCAAGTGGCAACTGGAAGACCTGTCCTTCCGCTTCCTGGAGCCAGTGCGCTACAAGCAACTGGCCCGGTTGATCGCCGGCAAGCGCGCCCAGCGCGAGGAATTCATCACCAAAGTCATCAATATCCTGAAATCGGAGTTCGAAAACGCCGGGCTGAAGCCGGAAGTCAACGGCCGCGCCAAGCATATCTTTTCACTGCACCAGAAGGCGGAAAAATATTCAGCCCAGGGGCGGCATTTCGACGAGATTTACGACCTGCTGGCCATCCGGGTACTGGTCAACACGGTCAACGAATGTTACACCGCCCTCGGCGCCGTTCATAACCTCTGGCACCCCATTCCTGGTTCCTTCGACGACTATATCGCCAACCCCAAGCCCAACGGCTACCAGTCCCTGCATACCGCCGTGCTGTCCCTTAACGGTACCCCGCTGGAGATACAGATACGCACCTACGACATGCACCGACTGGCGGAATACGGCGTCGCCGCCCACTGGCGTTACAAGGAAAACGAGCGCTCAACCAGCCATAATGAAGACCGGATTTCATGGTTGCGTCAACTGGTGGACTGGCATCGCGACCTGGCCGGCGCCGAGGAGTTCCTGGAATCGGTCAAGACCGACATCTTCAACGACCAGGTATTCGTCTTCACCCCCGGCGGCGAAATCAAGGACCTGCCCAAGGGCGCCACCCCGCTGGACTTCGCCTACCGGGTGCATACCGAACTGGGACACCGGTGTGTCGGCGCCAAGGTCAACGGCAAGCTGGTCAGCTTGGACTATCAGCTGAAAAACGCAGAAGTGGTGGAAATCGTCACTACCCGGAAGAACAAAGGCCCGTCCCGGGACTGGCTCAACCCCAACCTCGGCTACGTCAAAACCTCCCATGCCATCACCAAGATCCGACAGTGGTTCAAGAAGCAGGAACGCACCGAGAACATCGAAAAAGGCCGGGAGATACTGGAGAAAGAGTTCCGCCATATGGGGCTTAAGTTCCCGGAAATCAAGAATCTGACCGCCAATTATAATTATGACAGCGTTGACGACTTCCTGGCCGCCATCGGCTACGGGGGACTGTCAGCGCATTCGGTAGCCCTGACCCAGGTGCCGGTGGTGGAAGCGCCCAAAGCCGCCAGTGTCGAGCCGACGGTTGCCTTATCCCAGAGTCCGGGCAAGGTGGTAAACACCGGCATTTCAGTCATGGGTATCGGCGACATTTTGACCAAGATTGCCGGATGTTGTCAGCCCCTGCCAGGGGACGACATCATCGGCTACGTCACCCGCGCTCAGGGAGTCACCATCCACCGGGCGGACTGCCATAACGTAACCAAGGAAGATGAGCCGGAACGCCTGGTACAGGTCGCCTGGGGACAGAACGATCGGCTTTATCCAGCCCGCCTGCAGGTAACCGCCTGGGACCGGGTAGGGCTGGTACGGGATGTCTCCACCCTTATCGCCGATGAGAAGGTCAACATTACCAGCATGTCGGTTTCGGAAAGTCCGGAAAAGGTGACCACCATCGTGCTTTTCATTGAAACCCGCAGTCTGTCGCAACTGGCCAGGCTTATTTCCAAGACCGAAAGCATCAAGGGCGTGACCAGCGTCATCCGGCTGGGTGACGACATCAAAACTCACGCCGGCGGTTGA
- a CDS encoding AAA ATPase containing von Willebrand factor type A (vWA) domain-like protein (KEGG: nmg:Nmag_2540 AAA ATPase containing von Willebrand factor type A (vWA) domain-like), with protein sequence MVDDKELKDTENQPAEPEKEVEAPGTDGEIHPETDNPDELDPRLFSPLQEADSAPPEERIVEVAHQEETEDTGDQAEDSAE encoded by the coding sequence ATGGTTGACGACAAAGAATTAAAAGACACCGAAAACCAGCCGGCAGAGCCGGAAAAAGAGGTTGAGGCCCCTGGAACTGACGGAGAGATTCATCCCGAAACCGACAACCCCGACGAACTCGACCCCCGCCTTTTCAGCCCTCTGCAGGAGGCCGATTCGGCGCCCCCGGAAGAACGAATCGTCGAAGTCGCCCATCAGGAAGAAACCGAAGACACCGGCGACCAGGCAGAAGACAGCGCTGAATAA
- a CDS encoding hypothetical protein (KEGG: bvu:BVU_1169 putative cell division protein FtsX) produces the protein MLKISIMNSAETESKTPETEKEEPELPSLELVYNEVKERLEVQLRQIDSLDGKSGTLMFVSSVVIGMGAAAQAAILGTINETLPMVMFSIPILFYVMAVILAMRSWVRRPYFRDPEPRPLRDYYIAQPYQFTKRRLTTHFISSYEWNAVVMKKKVNELHIAVWFFLLEVISLTLVLASRPWLSQIFGD, from the coding sequence ATGCTGAAAATCAGTATCATGAACAGCGCCGAGACCGAATCGAAAACACCGGAAACCGAAAAGGAAGAGCCGGAACTGCCCAGCCTGGAACTGGTTTATAATGAAGTCAAAGAACGGCTGGAGGTGCAGTTACGCCAGATCGACTCTCTGGACGGCAAGTCCGGCACTCTGATGTTCGTTTCCAGCGTCGTCATCGGTATGGGCGCCGCCGCCCAGGCGGCCATACTGGGCACCATCAACGAAACCCTGCCCATGGTCATGTTTTCCATCCCCATCCTGTTCTATGTGATGGCGGTCATCCTGGCCATGCGTTCCTGGGTGCGCCGGCCGTATTTCCGGGACCCGGAACCACGGCCGCTGAGGGACTACTATATCGCTCAGCCGTACCAGTTCACCAAGCGGCGGCTGACCACTCACTTCATCTCGTCCTATGAATGGAACGCCGTAGTCATGAAGAAGAAGGTCAATGAACTGCACATCGCCGTCTGGTTCTTTCTGCTCGAGGTGATTTCCCTGACCCTGGTACTGGCCAGTCGGCCCTGGCTAAGTCAGATCTTTGGAGACTGA
- a CDS encoding DNA gyrase, B subunit (SMART: DNA topoisomerase II; ATP-binding region ATPase domain protein~TIGRFAM: DNA gyrase, B subunit~KEGG: det:DET0004 DNA gyrase, B subunit~PFAM: DNA topoisomerase type IIA subunit B region 2 domain protein; ATP-binding region ATPase domain protein; TOPRIM domain protein; DNA gyrase subunit B domain protein), which produces MAEKKLTDNPGASSYTAEDIQVLGGREAVRKRPGMYIGSTDYRGLHHLVYEVVYNSVDESMAGFCDKINVIIHGDESISVEDNGRGIPVDIQKKTGVSALETVMTVLHAGAKFGGKTYQVSGGLHGVGASVVNALSEWVTVDVRRDGKLYRQQYKEGIPEAPVAVVGEACGTGTTTTFKFDSKIFDDATYDFKTLAERMREIAYLNKGLEISITDRRTDKEQTYYFEGGITGFVRHLNHNRNTIHRLPIAIYRKVDDCMVEVALQYNDGFSETNFSFANCINTQDGGTHLTGFRSALTRVINDYVYKNKLVKDSDPSIMGDDCREGMVSIVSVKLPEPQFEGQTKGKLGNAEMKSMVESVVVDQLALYFEEHPDEAKKIIDKVLTSARARDAARKARDLIIKKNSLDGGSLPGKLAECSEKEPSLCELFLVEGDSAGGSAKQGRNRRFQAILPLRGKILNVEKAAPDKMLSHEEIRAIITALGAGIDDDFDFGKLRYHRVVMMTDADVDGSHIRTLLLTFFFRHMSKLITNGGLYIAQPPLYRVKQGQNERWVFSDAEKDEALKEFKGKSVDVQRYKGLGEMSAEQLWSTTMNPATRTMLTVEIEDAAHADATFNLLMGDQVPPRKAFIQAHAQQVKNLDI; this is translated from the coding sequence ATGGCCGAAAAAAAGCTGACCGATAATCCCGGAGCATCCAGTTATACCGCCGAAGATATCCAGGTACTGGGCGGTCGCGAAGCGGTGCGCAAACGCCCCGGTATGTATATCGGGTCCACCGACTACCGCGGCCTGCATCACCTGGTATACGAGGTCGTTTATAACTCGGTCGATGAATCCATGGCCGGGTTCTGTGACAAGATCAACGTCATCATCCACGGCGATGAGTCCATCTCGGTCGAGGACAACGGCCGCGGCATCCCGGTGGACATCCAGAAAAAGACGGGCGTTTCGGCGCTGGAAACGGTCATGACCGTGCTACACGCCGGCGCCAAATTCGGCGGTAAGACCTACCAGGTATCCGGCGGCCTTCACGGCGTCGGCGCCTCCGTGGTCAATGCCCTGTCCGAATGGGTCACCGTTGATGTCCGCCGTGACGGCAAGCTCTACCGCCAGCAGTACAAGGAAGGCATCCCCGAAGCCCCGGTAGCCGTGGTCGGGGAAGCCTGCGGCACCGGCACCACTACCACCTTCAAGTTCGACTCCAAGATTTTCGATGATGCCACCTATGATTTCAAAACCCTGGCCGAGCGCATGCGGGAAATCGCCTATCTGAACAAAGGCCTGGAAATCTCCATTACCGACCGCCGAACCGACAAGGAGCAGACCTATTATTTCGAGGGCGGTATCACCGGCTTCGTCCGTCACCTGAACCACAACCGCAACACCATTCATCGCCTGCCCATCGCCATCTACCGCAAGGTCGATGACTGCATGGTGGAGGTGGCCCTCCAGTATAACGATGGCTTCTCCGAAACCAATTTCAGCTTCGCCAACTGCATCAACACCCAGGACGGCGGCACCCACCTGACCGGTTTCCGCTCCGCCCTGACCCGGGTCATCAATGATTACGTCTATAAGAACAAGCTGGTCAAGGATTCCGACCCCAGCATCATGGGCGACGACTGCCGGGAAGGCATGGTCAGCATCGTTTCGGTCAAACTGCCGGAGCCGCAGTTCGAAGGCCAGACCAAGGGCAAGCTGGGCAACGCCGAAATGAAGAGCATGGTGGAAAGCGTCGTCGTCGATCAGCTGGCGCTCTACTTCGAGGAACACCCCGACGAAGCTAAAAAGATAATCGACAAGGTACTGACCTCGGCCCGCGCCCGCGACGCCGCCCGCAAGGCACGCGACCTGATCATCAAAAAGAACTCCCTTGACGGCGGCTCACTGCCCGGCAAGCTGGCGGAGTGCTCGGAGAAGGAGCCTTCCCTGTGTGAACTGTTCCTGGTGGAGGGTGACTCCGCCGGCGGCTCGGCCAAGCAGGGCCGTAACCGGCGCTTCCAGGCCATCCTGCCCCTGCGCGGTAAGATTCTGAACGTCGAAAAGGCCGCCCCGGACAAGATGCTGTCCCATGAGGAAATCCGGGCCATCATCACCGCGCTCGGCGCCGGCATCGATGACGACTTCGATTTCGGCAAACTGCGCTACCACCGGGTAGTGATGATGACCGACGCCGACGTCGACGGCTCACACATCCGCACCCTCCTGCTGACCTTTTTCTTCCGGCATATGAGCAAACTCATCACCAACGGCGGGCTGTATATCGCCCAGCCGCCCCTCTACCGCGTCAAGCAGGGACAGAATGAGCGCTGGGTCTTCTCCGACGCCGAAAAAGACGAAGCACTGAAGGAATTCAAGGGCAAGAGCGTCGATGTCCAGCGCTACAAGGGTCTCGGTGAGATGTCCGCCGAACAGCTCTGGAGCACTACCATGAACCCGGCCACCCGCACCATGCTGACAGTGGAAATCGAGGATGCCGCCCACGCCGACGCCACCTTCAATCTGCTGATGGGTGACCAGGTGCCGCCCCGCAAGGCCTTCATCCAGGCCCATGCCCAGCAGGTGAAGAATCTCGATATTTAA
- a CDS encoding hypothetical protein (KEGG: stp:Strop_1554 hypothetical protein) encodes MSHSKPTKGGLESLLIVNILASLVFIAIIAVSGQYLLFAFWVATAVIIALAWVTALIPHRLRVWRWVILGIAWLSAMLLEPVLPIEQDISTINIVFLLAIFWLPLIHGYRQQQIEPNRI; translated from the coding sequence ATGTCTCACAGCAAACCCACCAAAGGAGGCCTCGAGTCCCTGCTGATAGTAAATATCCTCGCCAGTCTGGTGTTCATCGCTATCATCGCCGTGAGCGGGCAATATCTGCTTTTTGCTTTCTGGGTAGCTACTGCTGTCATCATTGCCCTCGCCTGGGTAACCGCCCTGATTCCCCACAGGTTGCGAGTCTGGCGCTGGGTAATACTGGGCATCGCCTGGCTCTCCGCGATGCTGTTGGAACCGGTTCTCCCCATTGAGCAGGATATTTCCACCATTAATATCGTCTTCCTGCTGGCCATCTTCTGGCTACCGCTGATTCATGGCTATCGTCAACAGCAGATTGAACCGAACCGAATTTAA